A window of the Gossypium hirsutum isolate 1008001.06 chromosome A03, Gossypium_hirsutum_v2.1, whole genome shotgun sequence genome harbors these coding sequences:
- the LOC107886651 gene encoding uncharacterized protein isoform X1: MATHNLAVILKNPSNDAEFLLLKQTPPPKFSEDQYDSYVDSDLWDLPSTLLNLQHDHSHPGIVIQGAQSSHNIDLTKFDVQLALTGVLEKLGLKVNDVGEWSLFKYVEEAEFGPGFPVNTVFIMGKLLDGNQNCQGLWKWMSTESCLTWLLEVKPCSDRVGPLVVLALINDSLQSAAWTLPPTLRYQEYPPGVVILPMQSKTRKPFLTTNLVIFAPKQVSDTVGDCSFVAHGDALIVDPGCRHEYHEELKQIVACLPEKLIVFVTHHHLDHVEGLSIIQKCNPNATLLAHENTMRRIGKGDWSLGYTSVSGEEDILVGGHRLTVIFAPGHTDSHMALLDVSTNSLIVGDHCVGQGSAALDITSGGNMTEYFQTSYKFLELSPHTLIPMHGRVNLWPKNMLCGYLKNRRNREESILKAIENGAETLFDIVANVYSGVDCSLWTAAASNVRLHVDHLDQQKKLSKEFSVQRFHKTWVPFFLKWTCAYVSSRIQFKCPKLKISSLLITGTVIGIAGYSLGKKACFHLSETGKGA, translated from the exons ATGGCTACTCATAATCTTGCTGTTATCCTCAAAAACCCGTCAAACGACGCTGAATTCCTCCTCCTTAAGCAAACTCCACCGCCTAAATTCAGCGAAGACCAGTACGATTCTTATGTGGATTCTGATCTCTGGGACCTTCCTTCCACGCTTCTCAACCTTCAACACGATCACTCCCACCCTGGGATCGTTATCCAGGGCGCCCAGTCCTCTCACAACATTGATTTGACTAAATTTGATGTCCAACTTGCTCTTACTGGG GTGCTGGAAAAATTGGGTTTAAAGGTGAATGATGTAGGGGAGTGGAGTTTGTTCAAGTATGTGGAGGAAGCTGAGTTCGGACCTGGGTTTCCAGTTAATACTGTGTTTATTATGGGCAAATTGTTGGACGGAAATCAAAATTGTCAAG GGCTGTGGAAGTGGATGTCTACTGAAAGCTGTCTTACTTGGCTTCTGGAGGTGAAACCTTGTAGTGATCGTGTAGGGCCTTTGGTAGTTCTTGCTCTTATAAACGACTCATTGCAGTCTGCTGCATGGACATTACCACCCACGTTGCGTTATCAG GAGTATCCTCCTGGAGTTGTAATTCTACCTATGCAAAGTAAAACAAGGAAGCCCTTCCTTACAACGAACTTGGTAATATTTGCACCCAAACAAGTTTCAGATACAGTTGGGGATTGCAGCTTTGTTGCTCATGGAGATGCATTGATTGTGGATCCAGGATGCCGACATGAGTACCATGAAGAG CTTAAGCAGATCGTAGCTTGCTTGCCTGAAAAGTTAATTGTCTTTGTTACTCATCATCATCTTGATCATGTTGAAG GTCTTTCAATTATCCAAAAATGCAATCCTAATGCTACACTGCTAGCGCATGAAAATACTATGCGTCGCATTGGGAAAG GTGACTGGTCTCTTGGTTATACCTCAGTTTCTGGAGAAGAAGACATTTTAGTTGGTGGTCACAGATTGACTGTCATTTTTGCTCCA GGACATACAGATAGCCACATGGCATTGCTTGATGTTAGTACTAACTCATTAATTGTGGGCGACCATTGTGTGGG TCAAGGAAGTGCTGCTCTGGACATTACTTCTGGTGGAAACATGACT GAATACTTCCAAACAAGTTACAAATTTTTGGAGCTTTCACCACATACCCTGATCCCCATGCATGGGAGAGTCAACCTGTGGCCAAAGAACATGCTTTGTGGATATCTCAA GAACCGAAGGAATAGAGAAGAAAGCATTTTGAAAGCCATAGAAAATGGAGCAGAGACATTGTTTGACATAGTTGCTAATGTGTATTCTGGGGTAGACTGCAGTTTGTGGACTGCTGCTGCATCAAATGTCAGGCTACATGTGGATCATCTAGACCAGCAAAAGAAGCTATCAAAG GAATTTTCTGTTCAGAGGTTCCATAAAACTTGGGTGCCTTTCTTTCTGAAGTGGACATGTGCATATGTTAGTAGCAGGATTCAGTTCAAGTGTCCGAAGCTGAAGATATCTAGTCTGCTTATTACTGGGACAGTGATTGGCATTGCTGGGTATTCACTGGGTAAAAAGGCATGCTTTCATTTGAGTGAAACAGGGAAAGGGGCATGA
- the LOC107886651 gene encoding uncharacterized protein isoform X2 translates to MATHNLAVILKNPSNDAEFLLLKQTPPPKFSEDQYDSYVDSDLWDLPSTLLNLQHDHSHPGIVIQGAQSSHNIDLTKFDVQLALTGVLEKLGLKVNDVGEWSLFKYVEEAEFGPGFPVNTVFIMGKLLDGNQNCQGLWKWMSTESCLTWLLEVKPCSDRVGPLVVLALINDSLQSAAWTLPPTLRYQEYPPGVVILPMQSKTRKPFLTTNLVIFAPKQVSDTVGDCSFVAHGDALIVDPGCRHEYHEELKQIVACLPEKLIVFVTHHHLDHVEGLSIIQKCNPNATLLAHENTMRRIGKGDWSLGYTSVSGEEDILVGGHRLTVIFAPGHTDSHMALLDVSTNSLIVGDHCVGQGSAALDITSGGNMTEYFQTSYKFLELSPHTLIPMHGRVNLWPKNMLCGYLKNRRNREESILKAIENGAETLFDIVANVYSGVDCSLWTAAASNVRLHVDHLDQQKKLSKGFSMENFIDSLVAFESLVVAFEPNSGEL, encoded by the exons ATGGCTACTCATAATCTTGCTGTTATCCTCAAAAACCCGTCAAACGACGCTGAATTCCTCCTCCTTAAGCAAACTCCACCGCCTAAATTCAGCGAAGACCAGTACGATTCTTATGTGGATTCTGATCTCTGGGACCTTCCTTCCACGCTTCTCAACCTTCAACACGATCACTCCCACCCTGGGATCGTTATCCAGGGCGCCCAGTCCTCTCACAACATTGATTTGACTAAATTTGATGTCCAACTTGCTCTTACTGGG GTGCTGGAAAAATTGGGTTTAAAGGTGAATGATGTAGGGGAGTGGAGTTTGTTCAAGTATGTGGAGGAAGCTGAGTTCGGACCTGGGTTTCCAGTTAATACTGTGTTTATTATGGGCAAATTGTTGGACGGAAATCAAAATTGTCAAG GGCTGTGGAAGTGGATGTCTACTGAAAGCTGTCTTACTTGGCTTCTGGAGGTGAAACCTTGTAGTGATCGTGTAGGGCCTTTGGTAGTTCTTGCTCTTATAAACGACTCATTGCAGTCTGCTGCATGGACATTACCACCCACGTTGCGTTATCAG GAGTATCCTCCTGGAGTTGTAATTCTACCTATGCAAAGTAAAACAAGGAAGCCCTTCCTTACAACGAACTTGGTAATATTTGCACCCAAACAAGTTTCAGATACAGTTGGGGATTGCAGCTTTGTTGCTCATGGAGATGCATTGATTGTGGATCCAGGATGCCGACATGAGTACCATGAAGAG CTTAAGCAGATCGTAGCTTGCTTGCCTGAAAAGTTAATTGTCTTTGTTACTCATCATCATCTTGATCATGTTGAAG GTCTTTCAATTATCCAAAAATGCAATCCTAATGCTACACTGCTAGCGCATGAAAATACTATGCGTCGCATTGGGAAAG GTGACTGGTCTCTTGGTTATACCTCAGTTTCTGGAGAAGAAGACATTTTAGTTGGTGGTCACAGATTGACTGTCATTTTTGCTCCA GGACATACAGATAGCCACATGGCATTGCTTGATGTTAGTACTAACTCATTAATTGTGGGCGACCATTGTGTGGG TCAAGGAAGTGCTGCTCTGGACATTACTTCTGGTGGAAACATGACT GAATACTTCCAAACAAGTTACAAATTTTTGGAGCTTTCACCACATACCCTGATCCCCATGCATGGGAGAGTCAACCTGTGGCCAAAGAACATGCTTTGTGGATATCTCAA GAACCGAAGGAATAGAGAAGAAAGCATTTTGAAAGCCATAGAAAATGGAGCAGAGACATTGTTTGACATAGTTGCTAATGTGTATTCTGGGGTAGACTGCAGTTTGTGGACTGCTGCTGCATCAAATGTCAGGCTACATGTGGATCATCTAGACCAGCAAAAGAAGCTATCAAAG GGCTTCTCTATGGAAAACTTCATTGACAGTCTGGTTGCATTTGAGAGCCTTGTGGTTGCTTTTGAACCGAACTCTGGAGAGCTTTAA
- the LOC107886650 gene encoding glycosyltransferase BC10 codes for MKGENSNQSISYWKLFNAQMHFFNVLSYFLLFGCGLSLGVILSFHLKNYSLALHITQLPLSTRSASTLAQPPPSQPFNPVSGTSHGDRIGLTEFLEPPHVMHDMDDKELLWRASLAPRIPQYPFHRVPKVAFLFLTKGPVPLAPLWEKFFKGHPGLYSIYVHSDPSFNLTEPEGSVFHGRRIPSKEVEWGNVNMIEAERRLLANALMDYSNQRFVLLSEACIPLFNFSTVYSYLINSTQSFVESYDLPGPVGRGRYSRRMRPQVTIQQWRKGAQWFEMDRDLAIEVVSDQIYFPVFQKYCKGACYADEHYLPTFVTMKFANKNSNRTLTWVDWSKGGPHPAKFIRTNVTVEFLERLRSQSQCQYNGNTTDICHLFARKFSPDALYRLLKFAPKVMQFHE; via the exons ATGAAGGGTGAAAACAGCAATCAATCCATCTCTTATTGGAAGCTCTTTAATGCACAAATGCATTTCTTCAATGTCCTCtcttattttttactatttgGGTGCGGCCTCTCTCTTGGAGTCATACTCAGTTTTCATCTCAAAAACTATTCTCTTGCTTTACATATCACACAGTTACCTTTGAGTACAAGATCAGCGTCAACATTGGCTCAGCCGCCGCCCTCCCAACCATTTAATCCGGTTTCTGGAACCTCTCATGGTGACCGCATTGGATTAACAGAATTTCTCGAGCCACCACATGTGATGCATGACATGGATGATAAAGAGCTACTATGGAGGGCTTCTTTGGCTCCTCGAATCCCACAATATCCATTCCATCGAGTTCCAAAAGTTGCTTTCTTGTTCTTGACAAAAGGGCCTGTTCCATTAGCTCCTTTGTGGGAGAAATTCTTCAAAGGGCATCCAGGGCTGTATTCCATCTATGTCCACTCCGATCCATCTTTCAACTTAACAGAGCCTGAAGGCTCAGTGTTCCATGGCAGAAGAATTCCCAGCAAg GAAGTTGAATGGGGGAATGTGAACATGATCGAAGCCGAGCGCCGGCTTCTAGCCAATGCACTGATGGATTACTCTAACCAAAGATTTGTTCTTCTATCCGAAGCATGTATTCCACTCTTTAACTTCTCCACTGTCTACTCTTACCTCATCAACTCCACTCAGAGTTTCGTAGAGTCATACGATTTACCAGGCCCCGTCGGCCGAGGCCGATACAGTCGGAGAATGAGACCTCAGGTCACAATTCAACAATGGAGGAAAGGAGCTCAATGGTTCGAGATGGACCGTGACCTCGCCATTGAAGTTGTTTCAGACCAAATATATTTCCCAGTGTTCCAAAAGTATTGCAAGGGCGCTTGCTATGCTGATGAACATTATTTGCCGACCTTCGTGACCATGAAATTTGCGAACAAGAATTCCAACAGGACATTAACATGGGTAGATTGGTCCAAAGGAGGGCCTCACCCAGCTAAGTTCATAAGGACAAATGTTACAGTTGAATTTTTGGAGAGATTGAGGAGCCAAAGCCAATGCCAGTACAATGGAAATACCACAGATATCTGTCACTTGTTCGCCAGGAAGTTCTCGCCCGATGCTTTGTACAGATTGTTAAAGTTTGCGCCTAAAGTTATGCAATTCCATGAATAA